A DNA window from Streptomyces parvus contains the following coding sequences:
- a CDS encoding peroxiredoxin, producing the protein MAIEVGSQAPDFQLKDNHGRTVRLSEFRGEKNVVLVFYPFAFTGVCTGELCALRDELPRFENEGTQLLAVSNDSIHTLRVFAEQEGLEYPLLSDFWPHGETSRAYGVFDEDKGCAVRGTFVIDKAGVVRWSVVNGLPDARDLNDYVKALEAL; encoded by the coding sequence ATGGCGATCGAGGTCGGCAGCCAGGCCCCGGACTTCCAGCTCAAGGACAACCACGGCAGGACCGTGCGGCTGTCGGAGTTCCGCGGTGAGAAGAACGTGGTGCTGGTGTTCTACCCGTTCGCCTTCACCGGCGTCTGCACCGGCGAGCTCTGCGCGCTCCGCGACGAGCTGCCCCGCTTCGAGAACGAGGGCACCCAGCTCCTCGCCGTCTCCAACGACTCCATCCACACCCTGCGCGTCTTCGCCGAGCAGGAGGGTCTTGAGTACCCGCTGCTGTCCGACTTCTGGCCGCACGGGGAGACCTCGCGGGCGTACGGCGTCTTCGACGAGGACAAGGGCTGCGCGGTGCGCGGCACCTTCGTCATCGACAAGGCGGGCGTCGTCCGCTGGAGCGTCGTCAACGGCCTCCCGGACGCCCGGGACCTGAACGACTACGTCAAGGCGCTCGAAGCACTCTGA
- the aceE gene encoding pyruvate dehydrogenase (acetyl-transferring), homodimeric type: MASGSDRNPIIIGGLPSQVPDFDPEETKEWLDSLDAAVDERGRERARYLMLRLIERAREKRVAVPEMRSTDYVNTIATKDEPFFPGDEEIERKVLNATRWNAAVMVSRAQRPGIGVGGHIATFASSASLYDVGFNHFFRGKDQGDGGDQIFFQGHASPGIYARAFLLDRLSEAQLDAFRQEKSKAPNGLSSYPHPRLMPDFWEFPTVSMGLGPLGAIYQARMNRYMEARGIADTSKSHVWAYLGDGEMDEPESLGQLSIAAREGLDNLTFVVNCNLQRLDGPVRGNGKIIQELESQFRGAGWNVIKLVWDRSWDPLLAQDRTGILVNKLNTTPDGQFQTYATETGAYIREHFFGDDPRLRDMVKDMTDQQILHLGRGGHDHRKVYAAYAAAKAHKGQPTVILAQTVKGWTLGPNFEGRNATHQMKKLTVEDLKRFRDRLHIPITDKQLDEGYPPYYHPGRDSEEIQYMHDRRQGLGGYVPTRVVRAKPLPQPADKTYAAAKKGSGSQSIATTMAFVRILKDLMRDKEIGKRFVLIAPDEYRTFGMDAFFPSAKIYNPLGQQYEAVDRDLLLAYKESPTGQMLHDGISEAGCTASLIAAGSAYATHGEPLIPVYVFYSMFGFQRTGDQFWQMADQLSRGFVLGATAGRTTLTGEGLQHADGHSQLLASTNPGCVAYDPAFGFEIAHIMQDGLRRMYGEANEDVFYYLTVYNEPIQHPAEPENVDVEGILKGIHRFSTGEKGEIPAQIMASGVAVPWALEAQRILADEWNVKADVWSATSWNELRRDAVDVERHNLLHPEEEQRVPYVTKKLEGAQGPFVAVSDWMRSVPDQIARWVPGAYQSLGADGFGFADTRGAARRFFHIDAQSIVLAVLTELAKEGKVDRSALKTALDRYDLLDVAAADPGAAGGDA; encoded by the coding sequence GTGGCTTCCGGATCCGATCGCAACCCGATCATCATTGGCGGCCTTCCGAGCCAGGTCCCGGATTTCGATCCCGAGGAGACCAAGGAGTGGCTCGACTCCCTCGACGCCGCCGTCGACGAGCGCGGCCGTGAGCGGGCCCGCTATCTGATGCTCCGGCTCATCGAGCGCGCGCGTGAGAAGCGTGTCGCCGTGCCGGAGATGCGCAGCACGGACTACGTGAACACGATCGCCACGAAGGACGAGCCGTTCTTCCCCGGCGACGAGGAGATCGAGCGCAAGGTCCTCAACGCGACCCGCTGGAACGCGGCCGTGATGGTCTCGCGGGCCCAGCGTCCCGGGATCGGCGTCGGCGGCCACATCGCCACCTTCGCCTCCTCCGCCTCGCTGTACGACGTGGGCTTCAACCACTTCTTCCGGGGCAAGGACCAGGGCGACGGCGGCGACCAGATCTTCTTCCAGGGACACGCGTCCCCGGGGATCTACGCCCGCGCGTTCCTGCTGGACCGGCTGAGCGAGGCGCAGCTCGACGCCTTCCGCCAGGAGAAGTCGAAGGCCCCGAACGGGCTGTCCAGCTACCCGCACCCGCGGCTGATGCCGGACTTCTGGGAGTTCCCGACCGTCTCGATGGGCCTCGGCCCGCTCGGCGCGATCTACCAGGCGCGGATGAACCGCTACATGGAGGCGCGCGGGATCGCCGACACCTCCAAGTCGCACGTCTGGGCCTACCTGGGCGACGGCGAGATGGACGAGCCGGAGTCGCTGGGCCAGCTCTCCATCGCGGCCCGTGAGGGCCTGGACAACCTCACCTTCGTCGTCAACTGCAACCTGCAGCGGCTCGACGGCCCGGTGCGCGGCAACGGCAAGATCATCCAGGAGCTGGAGTCGCAGTTCCGGGGCGCCGGCTGGAACGTCATCAAGCTGGTCTGGGACCGCTCCTGGGACCCGCTGCTGGCGCAGGACCGCACGGGCATCCTGGTCAACAAGCTGAACACCACGCCGGACGGACAGTTCCAGACGTACGCCACGGAGACCGGCGCGTACATCCGCGAGCACTTCTTCGGCGACGACCCGCGGCTGCGGGACATGGTCAAGGACATGACCGACCAGCAGATCCTGCACCTGGGGCGCGGCGGTCACGACCACCGCAAGGTGTACGCGGCCTACGCGGCGGCCAAGGCGCACAAGGGGCAGCCGACGGTCATCCTGGCGCAGACGGTCAAGGGCTGGACGCTGGGGCCGAACTTCGAGGGCCGCAACGCGACCCACCAGATGAAGAAGCTCACGGTCGAGGACCTCAAGCGCTTCCGGGACCGCCTGCACATCCCGATCACGGACAAGCAGCTGGACGAGGGCTACCCGCCGTACTACCACCCGGGCCGTGACTCGGAGGAGATCCAGTACATGCACGACCGCCGGCAGGGCCTGGGCGGTTACGTCCCGACCCGGGTGGTCCGTGCCAAGCCGCTGCCGCAGCCCGCGGACAAGACGTACGCGGCCGCGAAGAAGGGTTCGGGGTCGCAGTCGATCGCCACCACCATGGCGTTCGTCCGCATCCTGAAGGACCTCATGCGGGACAAGGAGATCGGCAAGCGGTTCGTGCTGATCGCCCCCGACGAGTACCGCACCTTCGGCATGGACGCGTTCTTCCCGAGTGCGAAGATCTACAACCCGCTCGGTCAGCAGTACGAGGCGGTCGACCGGGATCTGCTGCTCGCGTACAAGGAGTCGCCCACGGGTCAGATGCTGCACGACGGCATCTCCGAGGCGGGCTGCACGGCCTCGCTGATCGCGGCCGGTTCGGCGTACGCCACGCACGGCGAGCCGCTGATCCCGGTGTACGTCTTCTACTCGATGTTCGGGTTCCAGCGGACCGGCGACCAGTTCTGGCAGATGGCCGACCAGCTCTCGCGCGGCTTCGTGCTGGGCGCGACCGCCGGCCGCACCACGCTGACCGGTGAGGGCCTCCAGCACGCGGACGGCCACTCGCAGCTGCTCGCCTCGACCAACCCGGGCTGTGTCGCGTACGACCCGGCCTTCGGGTTCGAGATCGCGCACATCATGCAGGACGGGCTCCGCCGGATGTACGGCGAGGCGAACGAGGACGTCTTCTACTACCTCACCGTCTACAACGAGCCGATCCAGCACCCCGCCGAGCCCGAGAACGTGGACGTCGAGGGCATCCTCAAGGGCATCCACCGCTTCTCCACCGGCGAGAAGGGCGAGATCCCGGCCCAGATCATGGCGTCGGGTGTGGCGGTCCCCTGGGCCCTGGAGGCGCAGAGGATCCTCGCGGACGAGTGGAACGTCAAGGCGGACGTCTGGTCGGCGACCTCCTGGAACGAGCTGCGCCGCGACGCGGTGGACGTGGAGCGCCACAACCTCCTGCACCCGGAGGAGGAGCAGCGCGTCCCGTACGTGACCAAGAAGCTCGAAGGGGCCCAGGGCCCGTTCGTGGCGGTCTCGGACTGGATGCGTTCGGTGCCGGACCAGATCGCGCGCTGGGTGCCGGGCGCGTACCAGTCGCTGGGCGCGGACGGCTTCGGCTTCGCGGACACCCGGGGCGCGGCCCGCCGGTTCTTCCACATCGACGCGCAGTCGATCGTGCTGGCGGTGCTGACCGAGCTGGCCAAGGAGGGCAAGGTCGACCGGTCCGCGCTGAAGACGGCGCTCGACCGCTACGACCTCCTGGACGTGGCCGCGGCCGATCCGGGCGCGGCGGGCGGCGACGCGTAG
- a CDS encoding DUF3052 domain-containing protein, whose protein sequence is MSATADHAEERTNPAARLGFEPGQVVQEIGYDDDVELELREGIEATTGQELVDEEYDDVADVVLLWFRDEDGDLTDALVDAIGLIEDGGMVWLMTPKTGRDGYVEPSDINEAAQTAGLAQTKSISAGKDWTGSRLATPKGAKAKR, encoded by the coding sequence GTGAGCGCGACCGCGGACCACGCGGAGGAGCGGACCAACCCGGCAGCACGCCTGGGGTTCGAGCCCGGACAGGTGGTCCAGGAGATCGGCTACGACGACGACGTCGAGCTGGAGCTCCGTGAGGGCATTGAGGCCACTACCGGCCAGGAACTCGTCGACGAGGAGTACGACGACGTCGCAGACGTCGTCCTCCTCTGGTTCCGCGACGAGGACGGCGACCTTACGGACGCGCTGGTGGATGCCATCGGTCTGATCGAGGACGGCGGGATGGTCTGGCTGATGACGCCGAAGACCGGCCGTGACGGATACGTCGAACCGAGCGACATCAATGAGGCCGCCCAGACGGCCGGGCTCGCCCAGACCAAGAGCATCAGCGCGGGCAAGGACTGGACGGGCAGCCGTCTGGCCACCCCCAAGGGGGCCAAGGCCAAGCGCTGA
- a CDS encoding peptidase inhibitor family I36 protein — MRTNLTRTAVLAAALAVSALVPQALAHDRAAAAPERSPGVALGTCEAGRLCLWKKPEFTGARHTFELSDTDIESCVPLPKGADAQSLANRTGRPVTTYQSAECAETGEFETYPGGGTWTPRSPYQVRAFKIWEN, encoded by the coding sequence ATGCGCACGAACCTCACGCGTACGGCCGTTCTCGCGGCCGCCCTGGCCGTCTCCGCGCTCGTTCCCCAGGCCCTGGCCCACGACCGGGCGGCCGCGGCCCCCGAGCGGTCCCCGGGCGTCGCTCTCGGCACCTGTGAGGCCGGCAGGCTCTGCCTCTGGAAGAAGCCCGAATTCACCGGGGCCCGCCACACCTTCGAGCTCTCCGACACCGACATCGAGAGCTGCGTCCCGCTGCCGAAGGGCGCCGACGCCCAGTCCCTCGCCAACCGCACCGGGCGGCCCGTCACCACCTACCAGTCCGCCGAGTGCGCGGAGACGGGGGAGTTCGAGACGTACCCGGGCGGGGGCACCTGGACGCCCAGGTCCCCGTACCAGGTACGTGCCTTCAAGATCTGGGAGAACTGA